The genomic segment TCATAATTTTAAGCTTAAACACATAAAAACTTTTTTAATTTAATCATCTACGCTCATAATACAAACATATACTGATCATTTCATTAATAAAAAGCAAGTAAATAAATTCTCACAACAAGACAATATATCAAAGGCTCAAGACAACTTAAGCATTTTTCAGGAGGCTTAAGTAGATTTCTCCGATGAAAAATAAGTATATAGTTCGTTCAGGAAATCTCTGAGAAGAAATTTCGTGAAATTTTAAGGTATTTTTGTATGGATTTTACTAAAGAAACTTCGTTTTGATGTTACAAAAATTGCTGAAATTTATAAAATTTCTAGAAATTTTATTAATAAAATATTGAGAGAATTTATTAAATTAATGGTAAAAGAATGTGAGAAAATTTCTAAAATGAGAGGTGAAATAGAATTAGATGAATCTTACTTTTTACTTCGCTTTGCTCGCAACTTTTCAAGAAGGAGCAAAAAGAGCGAGAGAAAAAAGAGGCAGAGGAGCATATAAAAACCATTGTTTTTATCCTTGCGGAATTTACTTCGTGCATAGAGTCAAACACTCACAAAATGAATTTGCAAATGGTAAAAATCATATAAATGGAATAGAAAATTTTTGGGGATATTGTAAATTGAGGTTAAGTAAATTTAAAGGAATTAAAAAAGAAGTTTTCTATTTGCACTTAAAAGAGACAGAAAACGAAGTTTCAGCAGTCAATTTAGATATAATATCAAAATTTAAAGCAAAAATCTCTATAAAGAATTGCTAAAATTAATCAAAAATGACCCTCTTAAGTTGTCTTGAGCCATTGTTTTATTGCAAGAAAGGAATCATAATGTCGCAAGAAGCAACACAATATAGCAAAGATATGATAAGAATACAGATTGTGGATTCCAATGGGAATCCTATTGAAAATGCAGGGGTTATTTTATTAGCCATGGGACAAAAAGAAGGGCAAAAGATTGCTTTGCCTAATAAAACAAATTTTCAAGGAGAAATTATTTTTAACCTCCAAGAACACATTAAAAATATCAATAGATTTGAAATCACAATAAACCATCCAGATTATTATCCATATCCTATAAACCGCAATAGGAAAATATGCAGAAGTTATGAGTATGGGCATTTGTGCGAGGAGAGCTTTGCTAAGATACCCGCATTTTATTTTAATGGCAAAACGCTCAATATATCTCACCATCCAAACCCTATTAAAACATACACTTTAAAACACCTATTAAATCAAGATTCTAATAATCAAACACAAAAAGAATACTATATACAACTACAAGAAAACTCAACCTCGCTTAAAATCTATACAGATGAAAATCTCACACAAGAAAGCACATACACTCTTTCCATAGGCACACAAAACACGAATATAGAATCTACATCATCGCAATCTCAACCTAATGATACCATCCTAAGCTTTGAATCTAAAGAAAGCTTAAAGCAATTCAAAAATGATATACAAGAGATTATCATCAAAGATAAAAAGAAGGTGAATGATAACTTAGTGCATAGGTTTGTAGTAGGGGCAAATGTGCCAGATTTGGTAGCAAAAGCTTTACAATATATTGAGGAATTTGAAGCAAGAGAAAATGAAGGGGTATTTTCAGATGAAAAACTTACGGACGCAAAAAAACATACAAATCCATTTGAAAAAAAATTGATTTTAACGATACTCAAAGAAAGAATAGTTAATCTTGTTGCTACCAAACGATACGCGACAAATGCCGCATTGCCCGCAATAAGCAATCACATAAACTCCTATTATCCAGACCAAGGACACACTTCACTTTGCGGACCTGCTGTATTTTTTTATTGTCTTTTAGTAGATAGACCAGATTTATATGTCAAATGTGTGATTGATTTATGGGAAAAAGGAGAAGCCCAAATTAAAAATTTGAAAATTAAACCGAGCAAAAGTTGTAAAAAACCAAAATCTTTGATGAGAGAAGCATCTAACCACATCAATGGTGTAGATTGGATAACCTTAGCAGGCTTGCGAGATTCTGAAAATACGATATTGGATTATGATGAGGAAAATGACCAAGTAGCTGGCATAACACTTGAGGGAAAAATAAAACAATGGTTTTTAAAAGTCGGTGCAACCATTCTTTATTCTAATATAACTTATGGATTTCATATTAATAAAGATAAATTATTGCGTTTAGTTGCATACAAACAACAATACCCACAATCTCATATTATTTCTTTGATTAATGCAGGATTATTCTCTAAGAAAGCAACTTTTTTTAAATTTAAAAGTCATTGGATAGTATGGAAAACCATACCACAAAACAATGGCAAAGACATAGATTCTGCCACTCGAAATATGGACGAAATAAAGCAAGATGCTATAACTTGGGGAGATGATAACTACAAAGTGCCACATAGAGAGTTGCAACAATATTTAAGCTATAATTTTGGTGCTATGGTAATCTTACCTATACCTTATGAATTGGGAGAATCCGAATGAAAAAAGTTACTTTTATCTTTCTAATCTCTGTGTGTGTGCTATTTATATCTTGCACCAATCCTATATATACGAGCTTTGAAACAAGTCACGCCAATGCAGCAGAAACATTATCTGGTTTTAAGATAACACAATGCAATAAAATATTAGAAAAATCCTATAAAAATGCGGAACAAAGATTGATACATAATGGCTTAGTGGATTATAAGAAAAAGTATTATAAAAATCACTACAAGATTCAGATAAATCAGTATGAAGTTAGCCACAATGCAGGTTCTATAATGATAAAAAATAGCATAGGCGATATACTTTTATCTACACCCAAGAATGACAAAGATGCAATATTTAATATTTCTTATGATAAAAAATACTTGGGAATCTGCGACAAAGGAAAAATACGTATATTTGATACAGATAATAATTTATACGAGCTCAATCAATATAAAGATATGCAATGCACGGAAATTTATTTTTCTTTAGATAATACATATCTTATAGTCAATAATGAAAGGCGGGGGCAAATTTATGATTTTAAGACAGGAAAGCTAGTATATGACAATCCTAATAGTCCTATTTTTGTAGGGAGTCCTTATTATTTTTATTATGATGGCACATATTATCCCAATCCTCCCATTATAGACTATGTAAGCACAGAAAATGAGATCATCTCACTCAATAAAGGCAAAAGGATTGTCATACAAGGGTTTAAGCATTCTTATCAATACGATGAAAGGATTGTAGCTGTTATGGAAGATGAAACAGGTCTTGCTGTGCTAGTTGTAGTAACAAAGACATCTTTTATCCCCTTTGTCTCTTTTCAACCTTTTTGTATTCTTAAAGCATTACGAGAGATGTAATGTTTGTGGCAAACTTAATGTGCGTGGTAATATGTTTGGAGATGTAGAGTGGTGAGGTAAAGAGTGAGTAAGATGCAAACAGCAATCAACAAAACACACTACAAAGAAAATAAAATATTGAGAATATTGTGTTAGAATTTTACAGAACATAATCAAAAACAAACAATATGATACAAGTGAAATGAAAATTAGGATATTAATAATGTCAAGTCCTAAACCTATACATATACAAGTAAGAGATGTCTATCATAATCTTATAAAGAACGCTACGATAAAGGTTATAGAAAGAAAAAGTGGCAAGATTCTTTACAATGAAAAAAGTCTAAATGGCGAAGCCATACTAGATGACATAGAGAGTCTTAAAAATTGCCATGCCTTTAGAGTAGAGATAGACCACCCACATTATAAAAGCAACACCAAGACCGATGCCCCTTGCATAAGACTAGCAAACCTAGATAAACCTCATACCCTAGAATTCCCCTATCAAGATAAACTTTTGGTAAGCAGTGTATATGGAGAGATAAGAGAGATAGAATCTAGAGATGATAAAGTATTGCAACAAGAAAAATGCCTTAACAACAATACAGATACTCTTTGCCTACCAACACGCACATATAACGTCGATACGAAAATACTTAAAGATACACAAGCACAATCAATAATACAAAATACTTCTATCCATCTTAAAGCTTATTACAATCAAGATTCTATTCCAAATAAAGATAAACACTCAAAAGCACAAAAACAAAAATATCAAGACCAAAAAACACAAACAAAATGGGGGTATATACTCTTTGATAAAGAAATAGATATAGATTCTAAACTCAAAGAGCTCACAAAGGATTCTACTATCCCCCTAACAGAACTAAAAGAATTTCATAGAATCTACAAAGAAGATTCTATCACTTTTTATAACAATCAAGCAAATACACCAAACAACACAAGCAATGCAAATACAGAATCTAAATCCTATCTCTTGGGAAAGGAAGTAGAGCTATATTTCAAAGAAGAATGGCAAAACAAACAGATTAGATTCTTTGCATACATGAATGGTGCTAAGAGTGATGTGGGGGGGGGGATGTAGAAATACAAGAAACACACTACACAATTCTATACGATAAGGATAAAGAGGATAAACTTTTTTTACAAAAAGATTTAAGTATTGCAAGTATTGATTGGACAGTTATCGCTGTAGAAGTCATCTCTTTTATCCCTCTTGTAAGAGGAGTAAGGATAACTCTTAGTATAGGCAAATGGGGATTAAAACTACTAAGAAGCAAAACTAGCATGCCCAAAAAAAACAAAAGAATACATTAGTAAAAGAGTTGTCATAAAAGATGGCAGGAAAAAGCAAGACAAAAAGAAAACTCCCACACCTATAAAAGAAATCAAGCTAGACACTCTACCTAAAGAGACACAAGAAGCCTATCATAATTATAAGGCACATAATTGGCAAGGGATATATCCTAAACAGAATCAGGGGTCGACTAAAAGGAATGAGATAAGGGCAAATGCAACTTATAGAAACGAACCTCCAAAATTACCTAAGAAACCAAAAGGAACATATAAAGAATTTGATGTTATCAATAGACATGACCTAAGAATATTTGTAAGAGATACCCAAACAGACGATATATACTATACAACAGACCATTACAAAACATTTGTTAAAATCATAAAATTTTGAAAAAGTAGTTAGAAAAGCCTTTCAAACAACATTATTATAGAACTAAGAGAAGTTTATGAGCAAGAAGTAGAGATACTTTGCAAAGAAGTAAGCAATCTTAAATGCTATATCTCTCACTATAGAAATAGAAAAATGCTATAATGGTGTAAATGGAAATCTATTAAGAAACACAACGATATATCTTTATAATCATAGATTTAAGCGAATAGTAGCTGATACTAAGGGTTCTCTAAAAATAGATAAGGTTAGCGTAGGACAAGAAATAGGCATTGATAAATTAAGCTTTGTAGTAGATAGGGATAATTTGAGCAAGAAGGTAGTGTGATGAGTAAGAAACAATTAAACAATACAGAATCTAAAAAATTAGATTCTAATGGCGATGAGATTGTGTGGGAGTTGGAGAGAAAAAAAGTTTTTTAATATGCTTAAATATATTTTGGAGCTATTTTGTTAGATTTGGCATTATTGGATTTTGCTTATTTATTATGTATTTAGCTTTCACAAAAGATAAGGATTGGATTTTTGTTTTGCTTTTTTTATTTGCGATATTTACCATATATTCATTTGGGAAAGACTTACTACAATACCTAAATTGTAAAACTATTTATTTAACAGAGAGAAATCTTTGTATTAAAAAATACATAGGAAGCGATATAACTTTATGTTTGGGTTGTTTTATCATATATAGTTTTTGGTCGTTTAAGCAGATAAGTTTTGATACTGAATACACCATAGAATTATTTGAGCATAAAAAAAGAACTTATAGGTTTTTGAATTGTTTTCACACAAATATTGATGAAGCATATCCAATACTGCAGCCATACATTGAAAACTATTTAATAAATGTGAAAGAAGAAGTGTTTGTGTCAGTAAAAAGAAATGGTTGGCATAAAAATGGCACTCCACTAAATTATTTAGATTTCAATAAAATAGAAATATTACGAGAGGTAAAAGAAAATGCCAAATAATATCAAACAATGCGATACTTCAATGTATAAAAATTTATGTGTTTGTTCGTCTGAATTTGAGAAAATTCCTATTGAGAAAAGAAATTTAGGACAGAAGCGTATATTTATTAGAGTATTTGGAAAACAAGTTATGAAAATAATATATTTATTACTAATAAGCTTTGTTTCATTGTATGCTAATAATTTTAAAGAAATTTTATTGCTACAAATAAATAATCCATATGTGCTTGATTATTATAGCAACGATGAAGTTGCGGTTGCATATTGCAAAAAGGGAGATATTGATTATTTTACAGAAAAAAATATTATTGAGTTTTTTAAAAAAGCTAAAGAGTATGACTATATTCCAGTGGCTGGATATTGCACTTATCCTTGTGTTATCACAGGCAAAGTAAAGTTAGATTCTCACATCTATGATTTTGAACTCAATGAGGGAGGCTATGCTGTGCTGAAGGGTAAAAATGAGGAGCGATATTTTGGTGATGAAAAGCTATATGGTGAATGTGGAATCTAGGATGATAAGAAATTGCGACATTTGGGATATTCCCACGCAAACCCAAAAAGATTCTAAAAAACCGAATACAATCTTAGCGATGATGTTTCACCGCAAAAGGTAAGGGGTGAAACAAAGGGATTATATGAAAAAGAGTAGCGTGTTTACATTGCTTAGACTCAAGACAACTTAAGAGGGTCATTTTTGATTAATTTTAGCAATTCTTTATAGAGATTTTTGCTTTAAATTTTGATATTATATCTAAATTGACTGCTGAAACTTCGTTTTCTGTCTCTTTTAAATGTAAATAGAAAACTTCTTTTTTAATTCCTTTAAATTTACTTAACCTCAATTTACAATATCCCCAAAAATTTTCTATTCCATTTATATGATTTTTACCATTTACTTTACCCTTTTATGAGTGTTTGACTCTATGCACGAAGTAAATTCCGCAAGGATAAAATGTTCTTTAGCTCCAAAATCAACTTAAGCCTCCTGAAAAAATGCTTAAGTTGTCTTGAGCCAATTAATTTTAAATTTATAAAAAAATATCATTATTAAAATAAAATTTATACAATAATATCTATATTTTCATATATACTTATGTTATCAAAAAATATCTATTTTTAAAAATTCACTTATTATTCACAAAAGTATTTTAATATTTCAAGGAAATTTATCAAATAAGGAGTAAAAATGATAAATAAAAACAAACTTTTTAGGCAAATTCACATTTATGTGAGTTTATTTTTTCTACCTCTTGCCTTGCTTTATGCAACAACAGGTATCGCCTATATCTTGGGTGCAAATCAAGACACACTTAAAAGCGTGCAAAGCTATGAGATCAAAGGAGTTTTAACCAAGGGACAAGAACAAGAGTTTTTGAAAGATTTTCTCATACAAAATAAGCTAAAACTTCCAAAAGGCGAGCTAAAACCTGATAAAAGAGAGGGAGGTTTTACTCAAGGCGGCACTCATTATAGTGTTAATATCACTCAAGCTGATGAAAACACGGTCTTAATCAAAGCTCAAACAAGAAGCTTAATAGGCGATATGATCATGCTTCATAAAGATAAAGGTGCATGGTATTTTAGTATCTTATCTGTAGGTTTTGGTGTAGCTTTGCTTATGCTTTATCTTTCAGGACTTATCATCACGCTTTTTGCGATTAAAAAAGATAGAAACAAACAAATTTACACCTTACTTGCAGGCTGTATAATCACTCTTATCCTAGCTTATGCAAGTTTATAAGCTCTTGTTTATCGTAAGCTTACGATAAACAAGTTTAAATTTTAATAAGGCCAAATCGTTTCTAGCACCTTAGCACCCCAGCCTTTTCTAGTGCTTTTAGCCACTTCACCCTCTGTTTTATAAAGTATTTTTGCATCAGCTATATAACGGCTATCTATGGTATTATCTTGTCCTATGTCATAAGGGCGGATAACTCCGCTAAGTTGTATGATCTGCTTTTCTCCATTGATCAAAAGTTCTCTTGAACCCTCGATAAAATAATTTCCATTAGAAAGGATCTTGATCACTCTTGTTGAAATTGTTGTATTAAAGCTTTCATTTCTACTTTGTGAGCCTTGTCCTGTGTAGTTTGAAGTAGAATTTGTTTGAAAACCTATGTTTGAGTATTTGTTGATCTGATTGATCGCAGTAGTTACAGGCGAACCACTTGTTCCAGTGATAGAACCACCACCTAGGTTGGCGTTGTTTGTTTTTGTCGTTGTTTTGTTTGCTTGTGTGCTTTGTGTGGTACTTTCTTGAATGACTACGGTTACTAGATCATTGACATTCATTGCCTTTTTATCAGAAAATAAAGGATTATCGCCTTTACCAAAAAGAGAACCCGGAACTGCCTCGACATTATTAGCTTGTTTTGGTGGTAATTCCTCTACATAAGCAGGCGGTTTCATGCTGATTTGTGGATCAACAGTAGCAGAACAACCCGCGAAAAATGCGAAAAATGCGAGTGAAAAATAAACACGAAAATAACTTTTTTTCATCTTGCTTCCTTTCTAAAGTTTAAATTTAGCTTATTTTTGTTAAATTGTTTGTAAATTATTTTTTAATCTAAGCAAGATAAGTTCCAACTTTTAAGATCAAGGAGAAAAAATGAAAAGTTTATATTTATTTCGTTGTTCTAGCAAGGACTTAAATTTAAGAGTAAGCACACAACTTATCCAAAAACTCCGTCTAAAACACCCAAATTTAGCGATATTTTGTCCCATAGCTCACTCAGATACGCAACATGTACTTCAAGATCTCATCACACATTTTAAGCTTGAACAAGACCCTCGCTCAAGTTTTGGATTTGAATTTGAAGAGGGCTTTAAAGCATATAATGAAAACAAAGATTTTTTCATCGATAAAATCATTAATGATTTTGAAAATTTAAAAACTCAATATGATTTTGTTTTTGTTTTTGGGGTGCATTATTTTGGGATTTTAGGAGCATTTGAAATTAATGTCAAACTTGCTAAAGAGCTTAATTCTCCTGTTTATGCTGTCATACAAAAAGATGATTATAAAATGGCTGAAAATTACCTAAAACTTCATTTAGATAATCGCGCTTTCACCCTCATTGATGAATGGAGTGATGTTAATTCTTGCGAGGAAATTGATGATTATAATTTTTTAACTCCAAGTCGTTTTCGCTACGAACTTAGCGTTTTAGCTAAAAAAGACATTAAAACCGTCGTTTTACCAGAAAGTGATGATGATAGGATTATAAAAGCTGCAGCAGAGCTTCTTTCTCAAAAAGTTGTAAAGCTCATCTTGCTTGGCAAAGAAGAAAATATTATGCAAAAGGCGAAAAATTTAGGGCTAAATTTACAAGGTATTCAAATTTTAGACCCTCAAAACTCGCCCCTACACGATGAATTTGCAAATATCCTTTATGAAGCAAGAAAACAAAAGGGCTTAAGTTTAGAAGAAGCGCATAAACTTGTGCTTGATAAAACCTTTTTTGGCACACTTTTAGTGCATACAAACAAAGCTGATGCTATGGTAAGTGGGGCTTCTACAACTACAGCTGAGACCATTCGTCCAGCACTTCAGCTTATCAAAACAAAGCCAAATGTCAAAACCGTTTCTGGAATGTTTTTTATGTCCTTAGAAGATAGACTTCTTGTCTTTGCTGATTGTGCCGTTACGCCAAATCCAACACCTGAACAAATCGCAGAAATAGCCTACAGCTCAGCTCAAACCGCAAAAGAATTTGGACTTGAGCCAAAAGTAGCTATACTTTCTTATTCAAGCGGAGATAGCGGACAAGGTCCAAGCGTGGATGCAAGTAAAGAAGCTTTAAAAATAGCCAGAGAAAAATACCCTGATTTAAATGTCGATGGTCCTTTGCAATTTGACGCTGCTTATGATCCCCTCACCGCAAAGGGTAAAATGCCAAATTCAAAAGTAGCCGGTTTTGCAAATGTTTATGTTTTTCCTGACCTTAATGCTGCAAATATAGGCTATAAAGCAGTTCAAAGGACATCAGGGGCTATTGCTATAGGTCCTATTTTGCAAGGGCTTAAAAAACCTGTTAATGACCTCAGTCGTGGCTGCTTAGTCGATGATATAGTCAATACAGTCATTTTAAGTGCCATTCAAGCAAGAAGCAATGAAAAGTAAATGTAATTAAACTAAATTTACTTTAAATTTACAACCAAAAAGGAGTAAAAATGAATACCAACACAAAGAAAATCCTTGTCATCAACTCAGGCTCAAGCTCTATTAAATTTAAGCTTTATGAGGATAAAAAGGCTGTAGCAAGTGGCGTGATAGAAAAAATAGGCGAACACACCTCTAAAATCGAGCTTAAAGATCTCATCAGCGATAAGGTTGAAAAAAGAGATGAGCCTGTGCCAAATCACCAAGCAGGCATTAATGTGATCAGCGAGTTTTTCCAAGATAGTGGAATCTTAGAAAGCTTAGAAGATCTTGATGGTTGTGGACATAGAGTCGTTCATGGTGGAAAAAATCTTACCGAGCCTTGTCTTATCGATACAAATATATTAAAAGAAATTCGCCGTGTGGGTGTCATAGCTCCTCTTCATAACCCAGCTCATCTTGTGGGCATCAAAGCTATGATTTCAGCTGCTCCTGAAGTGCCAAATGTAGCAGTTTTTGACACAGCTTTCCACTCAAGCATGCCTAACTACGCTTATATGTATGCCTTACCTTATGAATTTTACGAAAAAGAGGGCATTAGAAAATACGGCTTTCACGGCACTTCACATTCTTATGTTAGCAAAAAAGCGGCTGAGTTTTTGGGTATAGACTATGATAAATTTAACGCCATTAGTGCTCATCTTGGAAATGGTGCTAGCATTTGTGCTATTGAAAATGGAAGATCTGTAGATACTTCTATGGGTTTTACCCCTCTTGAGGGACTTATGATGGGTACTAGGTGCGGAGATATTGATCCTGCTATTATCTCGCATTTGGCTAGGATTTCTGATTATAACACCGAAGAACTTGATGCAATCATGAATAAAA from the Campylobacter sp. MIT 99-7217 genome contains:
- a CDS encoding ribonuclease domain-containing protein; protein product: MKLDTLPKETQEAYHNYKAHNWQGIYPKQNQGSTKRNEIRANATYRNEPPKLPKKPKGTYKEFDVINRHDLRIFVRDTQTDDIYYTTDHYKTFVKIIKF
- the flgH gene encoding flagellar basal body L-ring protein FlgH; translated protein: MKKSYFRVYFSLAFFAFFAGCSATVDPQISMKPPAYVEELPPKQANNVEAVPGSLFGKGDNPLFSDKKAMNVNDLVTVVIQESTTQSTQANKTTTKTNNANLGGGSITGTSGSPVTTAINQINKYSNIGFQTNSTSNYTGQGSQSRNESFNTTISTRVIKILSNGNYFIEGSRELLINGEKQIIQLSGVIRPYDIGQDNTIDSRYIADAKILYKTEGEVAKSTRKGWGAKVLETIWPY
- the pta gene encoding phosphate acetyltransferase codes for the protein MKSLYLFRCSSKDLNLRVSTQLIQKLRLKHPNLAIFCPIAHSDTQHVLQDLITHFKLEQDPRSSFGFEFEEGFKAYNENKDFFIDKIINDFENLKTQYDFVFVFGVHYFGILGAFEINVKLAKELNSPVYAVIQKDDYKMAENYLKLHLDNRAFTLIDEWSDVNSCEEIDDYNFLTPSRFRYELSVLAKKDIKTVVLPESDDDRIIKAAAELLSQKVVKLILLGKEENIMQKAKNLGLNLQGIQILDPQNSPLHDEFANILYEARKQKGLSLEEAHKLVLDKTFFGTLLVHTNKADAMVSGASTTTAETIRPALQLIKTKPNVKTVSGMFFMSLEDRLLVFADCAVTPNPTPEQIAEIAYSSAQTAKEFGLEPKVAILSYSSGDSGQGPSVDASKEALKIAREKYPDLNVDGPLQFDAAYDPLTAKGKMPNSKVAGFANVYVFPDLNAANIGYKAVQRTSGAIAIGPILQGLKKPVNDLSRGCLVDDIVNTVILSAIQARSNEK
- a CDS encoding acetate kinase; its protein translation is MNTNTKKILVINSGSSSIKFKLYEDKKAVASGVIEKIGEHTSKIELKDLISDKVEKRDEPVPNHQAGINVISEFFQDSGILESLEDLDGCGHRVVHGGKNLTEPCLIDTNILKEIRRVGVIAPLHNPAHLVGIKAMISAAPEVPNVAVFDTAFHSSMPNYAYMYALPYEFYEKEGIRKYGFHGTSHSYVSKKAAEFLGIDYDKFNAISAHLGNGASICAIENGRSVDTSMGFTPLEGLMMGTRCGDIDPAIISHLARISDYNTEELDAIMNKRSGFLGVCGYNDLRDVDTQIQSGNEKAKLALDMYIYRLAKYIGSYFSILPRTDALIFTAGVGENSDLVRKLVCNKLSHLGFDIDEGINEGLRGKLSLISKESSKVKILIVPTDEELEIANITTSLINNA